The genomic interval GATGCCTACGCTCGGCAATCCGTTGTAGCTCAATAGCGTCCGGTACCCTGTGCTGAGGAGAACCCGCTCTGGGCGCGCTCCAAAAAGCATTTGACATTCCCTCCCCCAGGGCCTAAAGTAGCCGCTATTGTTTGAAGCCGTTGGCGGCCAAAGGAAAACAGCATGTTCGAAGAGCTCTACCCGTTACTTTTCTTGCTGGCCCTGGCGACCTTTCTGGCGGTCGCACTGACCGTGCTCTCCGTTCTGTTCGGCCGTCGTACCCGGCTCGGCAGGAAAACCCAACCGTACGAGTGTGGGATAGACCCGGTCGGAACCACCCGCGATCCGGTGCCGGTTAAGTATTTCATGGTGGCTATCTCGTTCATTCTGTTCGATATCGAGATCGTCTTCCTGATGCCATGGGCGGTAGTGGCGCGCGATCTCGGCATGTTCGGCTTCACGGCAATTACCGTGTTTGTTCTGCTCATCCTGGTCGGCTACTTCTACGAGCTGGGTAAAGGAGCGTTGCGATGGGATTAGAGGAGAAGATCCCTGATTCGGTAATCCTGACCACGCTCGACAAGATGGTCAACTGGGCGCGCAAGCGATCGATGTGGCCGCTTGGTTTCGGACTGGCCTGCTGCGCGATAGAGATGATGGCGACATTCATGTCGAAGTATGACATGTCTCGCTATGGCATGGAAGTCTTCCGGCCGTCGCCGCGCCAGGCCGATCTCATGATTGTCGCCGGCAGGGTCTCGGTGAAAATGGCGCCGGTGATCAAGACGCTCTATGAGCAGATGCCGAATCCCAAGTGGGTGATCGCGATGGGAGCGTGCGCGTCGTGCGGCGGCGTATTCAACAACTATGCGATCGTCCAGGGTGTGGACCGGATCATCCCAGTCGACATGTATGTGCCCGGCTGCCCGCCACGACCGGAGCAGCTGATGGACGGCATCCTGAAACTTCACGCCAAGATCGAAAAAGAATCTCTCAAGGCAAAACGAGAGGAGTGGGGCCGGAGCGTGGCGCACTAAGCGCCAGGAGCCGATCCGGTCAAATCATCCGCCGGCTCTTGTGAACAATGGTACAAGCCTGAGCATGGTAGACAAGATCAGACAGTGGCTGCAGACCAGGTTCCCGGACGCCCTCATCCGCGAGGTTAACTTCCGAGAAGAGCAATCGTTTTACATCAAGCCGGAGTCGCTACTGTCTGTCTGCCAGGCGCTTATAGATGATCCCGAACTCGATGTCCGCTACCTGGCCGACATCACGTCGTGTGACTGGCTGGGCTTTGAGAGTGTCATGGGGGGGAGATTCGAGGTAGTCTACAACCTCTGCAGTTTCCGGCATAAGTACCGTTTCTTTCTGAAGGTCATGCTTCCGGCGGAGAACCCGGTGGTAGCCAGTCTCACGCCTATTTGGAACGGCGCCAACTGGATGGAGCGCGAGGTTTGGGACATGATGGGGATCAAATTCACCGGCCACCCCGACCTGACCAAAATCCTCACGCCTGACGAGCTGGAGGGGTACCCGCTTCGTAAGGACTACCCGCTGACTTACGAGGTCCCGCAGTTCAACTGGAACAAGGACCAGCCCCCGGAGGTGATCAAGTAGTGGAGTCCCGCACTCTCCAGATCAACATGGGGCCGCAGCATCCGGCGACCCACGGGGTGCTTCGGGTGGAACTCGAAGTCGAGGGCGAGACCGTGGTAAAGGCCAAACCGATAGTCGGCTACCTCCACACCGGGATCGAGAAGACCATGGAGTCCAAGCTTTACTACAAGGCGATTCCGTGCACCGACCGGATGGACTACCTGGCGCCGATGATAAACAATCTCGGGTTCTGTCTGGCGGTCGAGAAGTTGATGGACATTGAGGTGCCGGAGAAGGTCAAATGGGCGAGAGTACTCCTGGCCGAGCTCACCCGCATCAAGTCGCACCTGGTCTGGCTGGGTACTCACGCCATCGACTTGGGGGCGATGTCAATGATCCTGTACGCTTTCCGCGAGCGAGAGATGATTGTCGATATCTACGAGGCCTGCGCCGGGCAGCGCATGATGAGCACCTATATACGAATCGGCGGCCTGGCCGAGGAACTGCCGCCCGATTTTGACAAGCTCGTGCGCAAGTTTCTCAAGGTGATGCCCGAGCGGCTGGTCGATTACGAAAAACTGCTCACCCACAACCCGATATTCGTCCAGCGCACCAAAGGGGTGGCGGTAATCTCGGCCGAGGACGCGATAAACTGGTCACTCTCCGGTCCGATGCTGCGGGGCAGCGGCGTGAAACGCGATCTGCGCAAGGACGAGCCGTACAGCGGCTACGAAAAATTCGATTTTGAGATTGCACTCGGGCAAAACGGCGATGCCTACGACCGGTACCTGCTCCGTCTTGAAGAAATCCGCCAGTCGCTCAGAATCATCCAGCAGGCGCTCGACGGTATGCCCGAAGGGCCGTACCGCGCCCATGTCCCGGGGGTAGTGCTGCCGCCCAAGGAAGATGTACTGCACAAGATGGAGTCGCTGATCGTCCACTTTAAGATCATCACCGACGGATTCAAGACGCCGCGCGGCTCGGTCTACCAGGCGGTGGAGTCACCCAAGGGCGAGCTGGGGTTCTATATTGCCTCCGACGGCACCAACAAGCCCAATCGTGTGCGGGTCCGGCCGCCATCGTTCATAAACCTGTCAGCGCTTCCGGCGCTGGTCGAGGGCCGACTTGTGGCGGACGTAATCTGCGCTATCGGAACCGTGGATATCGTGCTCGGCGAGGTGGACCGATGATGCTGACGGCCGAATCTGTTGACCGTATCCGCGAGGCCGCCACGAAGTACCCCCAGGTGCGATCGGCGATCCTGCCGGCGTTGACGATTGCCTATCGCCAGATCGGCCATCTCAACGAGGATATCTACGACGAAATAGCAGAAGTCTTGAGTGTGCCGTCGGGTGAAATCGCCGAGGCGGCCAGTTTTTACACCATGTTCCCCAAGAAACCGGTGGGCAAGTATCTGATTCAGGTCTGTCACAATATCTCGTGCGCGCTGCTGGGGGCGGAGAGCCTGATAGCGTATCTCGAACAGAAGCTGGGAGTTCAGGTGGGTGAGACCACGCCGGATAACCTGTTTACGATCGTGCGGGTAGAGTGTCTCGGTTCTTGCGCCACCGCGCCGATGATGCAAATCAACCACGATTACTATGAGAACCTGACGCGCAAGAGGGTGGACGCGATTATCGAGCAGCTGCGCAGCGAATCGCGGGCGGGAGGCAAGCAGTGAGCTTCTACTCGCCGGTGCGGACAAATGCTGCGGAGGTGGCGGGCTCGGACCGGCTGCACCTGTTTCGATATGTCGAAGATCCGGCGCAGACTCGGATCGATACGTATGAGGCCCACGGCGGCTATAAGGCCTGGCGGAAAGTACTCAAAGAGATGACCCCGGAGCAGGTGACGGCCGAGGTCAAGAGTTCCGGACTGCGCGGGCGCGGCGGCGCCGGCTTTCCGGCCGGAATGAAATGGGGCTTCATCCCCAAAGGCACGACCAAGCCCCGGTATCTCGTCTGCAACGCCGACGAATCCGAACCCGGCACTTGCAAAGACCGGGTGCTGATGGAGCGTGATCCCCACGCCGTGATCGAGGGGATGGCTATCGCCGCTTATGCGATCGGCTGCCATCTCATGTTCGTCTATATCAGGGGGGAATTCGGGTTCTCTATCGACGTTATGCGGACCGCCATGGACGAGGTCTATCAAAAAGGCCATCTCGGCAAAAACATCCACGGCTCCGGGTACGACCTCGATATGGTTATTCATACGGGTGGCGGGGCTTATATTTGCGGCGAGGAGACCGCCCTGCTGAACTCGCTCGAAGGCAAGCGGGGAAATGCGCGCATCAAGCCACCTTTTCCGGCGGTGGCGGGGCTCTATCATTGCCCGACCATTGTCAATAATGTTGAGACTTTGGCGACAGTCCCACACATCATTGTGCGTGGCGCCGCCTGGTACAAATCGCTCGGCACAGAGAAATCAACCGGCACCAAGATTTTCAGTCTGTCCGGTCATGTCAGGCAGCCCGGCAACTACGAATTAGTTCTGGGTCACAGTCTGAAGGACCTGATCTATAGTCCGCAGTACGGTGGTGGCATCCTTGGCGACAAAAAGCTCAAAGGGGTAATCCCGGGGGGATCATCGACTCCGTTTCTTACCCCCGACAAAGTAGACGTGCCGCTGGATTATGAGTCTCTGACGGCGGTGGGTTCGATGCTCGGATCCGGCGCGGTGATTGTCTTTCACGAGGAGACCTGTATCGTCTGGGTAATCGC from Candidatus Zixiibacteriota bacterium carries:
- the nuoE gene encoding NADH-quinone oxidoreductase subunit NuoE: MMLTAESVDRIREAATKYPQVRSAILPALTIAYRQIGHLNEDIYDEIAEVLSVPSGEIAEAASFYTMFPKKPVGKYLIQVCHNISCALLGAESLIAYLEQKLGVQVGETTPDNLFTIVRVECLGSCATAPMMQINHDYYENLTRKRVDAIIEQLRSESRAGGKQ
- a CDS encoding NADH-quinone oxidoreductase subunit A, with product MFEELYPLLFLLALATFLAVALTVLSVLFGRRTRLGRKTQPYECGIDPVGTTRDPVPVKYFMVAISFILFDIEIVFLMPWAVVARDLGMFGFTAITVFVLLILVGYFYELGKGALRWD
- a CDS encoding NADH-quinone oxidoreductase subunit C, yielding MVDKIRQWLQTRFPDALIREVNFREEQSFYIKPESLLSVCQALIDDPELDVRYLADITSCDWLGFESVMGGRFEVVYNLCSFRHKYRFFLKVMLPAENPVVASLTPIWNGANWMEREVWDMMGIKFTGHPDLTKILTPDELEGYPLRKDYPLTYEVPQFNWNKDQPPEVIK
- the nuoD gene encoding NADH dehydrogenase (quinone) subunit D, encoding MGPQHPATHGVLRVELEVEGETVVKAKPIVGYLHTGIEKTMESKLYYKAIPCTDRMDYLAPMINNLGFCLAVEKLMDIEVPEKVKWARVLLAELTRIKSHLVWLGTHAIDLGAMSMILYAFREREMIVDIYEACAGQRMMSTYIRIGGLAEELPPDFDKLVRKFLKVMPERLVDYEKLLTHNPIFVQRTKGVAVISAEDAINWSLSGPMLRGSGVKRDLRKDEPYSGYEKFDFEIALGQNGDAYDRYLLRLEEIRQSLRIIQQALDGMPEGPYRAHVPGVVLPPKEDVLHKMESLIVHFKIITDGFKTPRGSVYQAVESPKGELGFYIASDGTNKPNRVRVRPPSFINLSALPALVEGRLVADVICAIGTVDIVLGEVDR
- the nuoF gene encoding NADH-quinone oxidoreductase subunit NuoF, translating into MHLFRYVEDPAQTRIDTYEAHGGYKAWRKVLKEMTPEQVTAEVKSSGLRGRGGAGFPAGMKWGFIPKGTTKPRYLVCNADESEPGTCKDRVLMERDPHAVIEGMAIAAYAIGCHLMFVYIRGEFGFSIDVMRTAMDEVYQKGHLGKNIHGSGYDLDMVIHTGGGAYICGEETALLNSLEGKRGNARIKPPFPAVAGLYHCPTIVNNVETLATVPHIIVRGAAWYKSLGTEKSTGTKIFSLSGHVRQPGNYELVLGHSLKDLIYSPQYGGGILGDKKLKGVIPGGSSTPFLTPDKVDVPLDYESLTAVGSMLGSGAVIVFHEETCIVWVIANLIRFYRHESCGKCTPCRDGTGWLEQIINRIEQGGGKPGDVEKIESICDNILGRTVCPLGDAAVMPIQSAIKKWRDEWQHHVEHGTCLVRTQFSLAEGV